The following proteins come from a genomic window of Edaphobacter sp. 4G125:
- a CDS encoding hemolysin family protein, protein MSWIEMSYVVLFAVLLLMLALAAYVDRVYSEMGKFLAREYQENIDSWEQVIEPRLRLGRESIALAASVMRQLSLAALSLFWGLHLYQKTGGLIHTPDGGAVARAIAEMVLLILIFDRLIPQILFARTKGLWIRRIRWLLQVFFYLILPVTIVLQLLLSIAALAEPEDKTEEEHPSEAMEALLEAGEEEGILEESDRELVRSVVEFGDKVVREVMTPRPEIFAVPGTLTLREFTAEINEHAFSRVPVFAGSLDHVTGIAFAHDLLKVLDVEAGTKTVAQIQRVAAFVPETKKVAELLREMQREKQHMRIVIDEYGGVAGLVTIEDLLETIVGDIADEHDESEPEEAPVREMDGSYVVPGSFEISRLRDLFSDQLGREYQPAEGVEAVEPEEPKEEEREFILLPDEYESTTLGGLVSEMAGHIPAAGEVVQKDGMRFEVLSSTDRRIGRVRVSLADHPMAE, encoded by the coding sequence ATGAGCTGGATCGAGATGAGCTACGTTGTCCTATTCGCGGTGCTGCTGTTGATGCTCGCCCTGGCGGCGTATGTGGATCGTGTGTACTCGGAGATGGGCAAGTTTCTCGCTCGCGAGTACCAGGAAAATATTGACTCCTGGGAGCAGGTAATCGAGCCACGGTTGAGGCTGGGGCGGGAGTCGATTGCGCTTGCTGCATCCGTGATGCGCCAGCTCTCTCTGGCTGCGTTATCGCTTTTCTGGGGGCTGCATCTTTATCAGAAAACGGGTGGACTCATCCATACACCAGATGGCGGGGCAGTGGCCCGCGCCATTGCAGAGATGGTTCTGCTGATCCTGATCTTTGATCGTCTGATCCCGCAGATTCTGTTCGCGCGAACTAAAGGACTCTGGATCCGGAGAATCCGATGGCTGCTGCAGGTTTTCTTCTACTTGATTCTGCCGGTGACGATCGTGTTGCAGCTGCTGCTCTCAATTGCGGCGCTGGCCGAGCCGGAAGACAAGACTGAAGAGGAGCATCCTTCCGAGGCGATGGAGGCCTTGCTGGAGGCTGGCGAAGAAGAAGGCATCCTGGAGGAGTCGGACCGCGAGCTGGTGCGATCGGTCGTGGAGTTTGGCGATAAGGTCGTGCGCGAGGTGATGACTCCCCGGCCGGAGATCTTTGCTGTACCGGGAACCCTGACGTTGCGAGAGTTTACCGCTGAGATTAACGAACATGCGTTCTCTCGTGTTCCAGTGTTTGCGGGTTCGCTGGATCATGTGACGGGAATTGCGTTTGCTCATGATCTGCTGAAGGTTCTGGATGTTGAGGCAGGAACAAAGACAGTCGCGCAGATTCAGCGGGTCGCCGCATTTGTGCCCGAGACCAAGAAGGTGGCGGAGTTGCTGCGCGAGATGCAGCGCGAGAAGCAGCACATGCGAATCGTGATCGACGAGTATGGCGGAGTAGCTGGTCTGGTGACGATCGAAGATTTACTCGAGACCATCGTAGGCGATATTGCGGATGAACATGATGAGTCTGAGCCGGAAGAGGCTCCAGTGCGAGAGATGGATGGATCCTATGTCGTTCCCGGGAGTTTTGAAATTTCACGCCTGCGGGACCTATTCAGCGATCAACTCGGACGAGAATACCAACCTGCGGAAGGTGTTGAGGCAGTAGAACCAGAAGAGCCAAAAGAGGAGGAAAGAGAGTTCATCCTTCTGCCAGACGAGTATGAGTCGACTACCCTGGGCGGACTGGTCTCTGAGATGGCGGGCCATATCCCGGCAGCGGGGGAGGTTGTTCAGAAGGATGGTATGCGATTTGAGGTGCTTTCTTCGACCGATCGAAGGATTGGTAGGGTTCGGGTAAGCCTTGCAGACCATCCTATGGCTGAATGA
- a CDS encoding rod shape-determining protein yields the protein MSSNSFQTRYSRIHNMRSLFSLFSSDLAIDLGTANTLVFAHNKGIIVNEPSIIAVNKITNEVEAVGKEAKEMLGRTPGNIVAIKPMKDGVIADFRHTEKMLNYFIQKAHNRKMMVHPRIVIGVPSEITQVEKRAVMDSAYRAKASEVHLVEQAMVAAIGAGLPITEPGGNMVVDIGGGTTDIAVISLAGIVYSRSVRMAGNQMDEAVITYLKRKYNLLIGERTGELIKMQLGSAYPLDKPLSMEVKGRNLIEGVPKTITIDDSEIREALSECISTIINAIRVALERTPPELSADISDRGIVLTGGGALIKNLDKRIREETGLPVSIADDPLASVVLGTGKMLSDFNLLRKISIE from the coding sequence ATGTCTTCGAACTCCTTCCAGACCCGCTACTCGCGCATCCACAACATGCGGTCGCTCTTCAGCCTTTTTTCCAGCGACTTAGCCATCGATCTTGGAACCGCCAACACCCTTGTCTTCGCGCACAATAAAGGAATCATTGTTAATGAGCCCTCCATCATTGCCGTCAACAAGATCACCAACGAGGTAGAGGCGGTCGGGAAAGAGGCCAAGGAGATGCTCGGCCGAACCCCCGGCAACATCGTCGCCATCAAGCCGATGAAAGACGGGGTCATCGCCGATTTCCGGCATACCGAAAAGATGCTGAACTACTTCATCCAGAAGGCGCACAACCGCAAGATGATGGTGCATCCCCGCATCGTCATCGGCGTCCCTTCTGAGATCACCCAGGTTGAAAAGCGCGCCGTCATGGATTCGGCCTATCGGGCAAAGGCTTCGGAGGTTCACCTTGTGGAACAAGCCATGGTCGCCGCCATCGGCGCCGGGCTGCCTATCACCGAACCTGGCGGAAACATGGTCGTCGATATTGGCGGCGGGACTACAGATATTGCGGTGATCTCACTGGCCGGTATCGTCTACTCGCGCTCGGTTCGTATGGCCGGCAATCAGATGGATGAGGCTGTCATCACCTATCTCAAGCGGAAGTACAACCTCCTGATCGGTGAACGCACCGGCGAACTTATCAAGATGCAGCTCGGCTCCGCCTACCCGCTCGATAAGCCGCTCTCTATGGAGGTCAAGGGTCGCAACCTCATCGAAGGCGTCCCCAAAACCATCACCATCGACGATTCCGAAATCCGTGAAGCACTCTCCGAATGCATCTCCACCATCATCAATGCGATTCGCGTCGCTCTCGAACGTACTCCCCCTGAGCTCTCCGCCGACATCTCCGACCGCGGAATCGTGCTCACAGGAGGCGGTGCGCTCATCAAGAATCTCGACAAGCGCATCCGCGAAGAGACCGGACTGCCCGTCTCCATCGCAGATGATCCCCTCGCTTCCGTGGTGTTGGGAACCGGAAAGATGCTCTCTGACTTCAACCTGCTCCGCAAGATCTCGATTGAATAG
- the ybeY gene encoding rRNA maturation RNase YbeY, translating to MTRFLRRAREVVGLAGEVDVLLTSDAEIKRLNRTFRRKNKPTDVLSFPAPEEIALQHAGDLAISLDTAAQQAESFGHSLSDEVRILLLHGLLHLAGMDHEVDSGEMAAREAELRSELKLPVTLIERVSRPQAAIRTPKKLARRRSQ from the coding sequence TTGACGCGCTTTCTTCGCCGGGCGCGCGAGGTGGTGGGCCTTGCGGGTGAAGTCGATGTCCTGTTGACCTCCGATGCAGAGATCAAACGCCTGAACCGCACCTTTCGCCGGAAAAATAAACCTACAGATGTTCTGAGTTTTCCCGCTCCGGAAGAGATCGCTTTGCAACATGCGGGCGATCTGGCGATCTCGTTGGACACTGCTGCACAGCAGGCGGAGAGTTTTGGCCATTCTCTGTCTGACGAGGTTCGCATCCTGCTGCTACACGGCTTGTTGCATCTTGCTGGAATGGACCATGAGGTCGATTCTGGAGAGATGGCTGCGCGTGAGGCCGAGTTGAGGAGCGAGCTGAAGCTTCCAGTCACACTGATCGAGCGGGTTTCCAGGCCTCAAGCTGCGATTAGAACGCCGAAGAAATTAGCACGGAGGCGTAGCCAATGA